The following are from one region of the Serinus canaria isolate serCan28SL12 chromosome 8, serCan2020, whole genome shotgun sequence genome:
- the SLC35A3 gene encoding UDP-N-acetylglucosamine transporter isoform X1, with product MSPARKMSNKLEKKRKSKKGKGQEMSANLKYLSLGILVFQTTSLVLTMRYSRTLKEEGPRYLSSTAVVIAELLKILACVLLVYKDSKCNLRTLNRVLRDEILNKPMETLKLAIPSGIYTLQNNLLYVALSNLDAATYQVTYQLKILTTALFSVSMLSKKLGVYQWLSLVILMTGVAFVQWPSDSQATPAKEHSAGSQFVGLIAVLIACFSSGFAGVYFEKILKETKQSVWIRNIQLGFFGSIFGLMGVYIYDGEQLSKNGFFQGYNKLTWVVVVLQALGGLVIAAVIKYADNILKGFATSLSIILSTLISYFWLQDFVPTSVFFLGAILVIAATFLYGYDPKPAGNPIKA from the exons aaaggaaaaggtcaAGAAATGTCTGCCAATTTAAAGTACCTTTCCTTGGGCATCCTGGTGTTTCAGACCACAAGTTTAGTGTTGACTATGCGCTATTCTCGGACACTGAAAGAAGAAGGACCTCGTTACTTATCCTCTACTGCAGTAGTTATTGCTGAACTTCTGAAGATTTTGGCCTGTGTTCTATTAGTCTACAAAGACAGTA AATGCAATTTACGGACTCTGAACAGAGTGCTACGTGATGAAATCCTTAACAAACCCATGGAAACCCTTAAACTTGCTATTCCTTCAGGAATTTACACTCTTCAGAACAACTTGCTATATGTAGCATTGTCAAACCTAGATGCAGCCACATACCAG GTTACATATCAACTGAAAATTCTCACCACAGCATTGTTTTCTGTGTCCATGTTGAGCAAGAAACTGGGTGTATACCAGTGGCTGTCACTAGTAATATTGATGACAGGAGTGGCATTTGTGCAG TGGCCTTCAGACTCTCAAGCAACACCTGCTAAGGAGCACTCAGCAGGATCACAGTTTGTAGGCCTGATTGCAGTTCTCATAGCGTGCTTTTCTAGTGGATTTGCTGGAgtttattttgagaaaattttaaaggaaactaAGCAGTCTGTGTGGATCAGAAACATTCAGCTAG GATTTTTTGGTAGCATATTTGGACTGATGGGTGTTTACATTTATGATGGAGAACAACTGTCAAAGAATGGATTTTTTCAAGGATACAATAAACTTACTTGGGTGGTGGTTGTTCTACAG GCACTTGGAGGGCTGGTGATTGCTGCTGTTATAAAATATGCGGACAACATTTTAAAGGGATTTGCAACTTCTCTCTCCATTATACTGTCAACATTAATCTCCTATTTCTGGCTGCAAGATTTTGTCCCTACAAG TGTCTTTTTCCTCGGAGCCATCCTTGTAATAGCAGCTACTTTTCTATATGGTTATGATCCCAAACCTGCAGGAAATCCCATTAAGGCATAG
- the SLC35A3 gene encoding UDP-N-acetylglucosamine transporter isoform X2, producing MSANLKYLSLGILVFQTTSLVLTMRYSRTLKEEGPRYLSSTAVVIAELLKILACVLLVYKDSKCNLRTLNRVLRDEILNKPMETLKLAIPSGIYTLQNNLLYVALSNLDAATYQVTYQLKILTTALFSVSMLSKKLGVYQWLSLVILMTGVAFVQWPSDSQATPAKEHSAGSQFVGLIAVLIACFSSGFAGVYFEKILKETKQSVWIRNIQLGFFGSIFGLMGVYIYDGEQLSKNGFFQGYNKLTWVVVVLQALGGLVIAAVIKYADNILKGFATSLSIILSTLISYFWLQDFVPTSVFFLGAILVIAATFLYGYDPKPAGNPIKA from the exons ATGTCTGCCAATTTAAAGTACCTTTCCTTGGGCATCCTGGTGTTTCAGACCACAAGTTTAGTGTTGACTATGCGCTATTCTCGGACACTGAAAGAAGAAGGACCTCGTTACTTATCCTCTACTGCAGTAGTTATTGCTGAACTTCTGAAGATTTTGGCCTGTGTTCTATTAGTCTACAAAGACAGTA AATGCAATTTACGGACTCTGAACAGAGTGCTACGTGATGAAATCCTTAACAAACCCATGGAAACCCTTAAACTTGCTATTCCTTCAGGAATTTACACTCTTCAGAACAACTTGCTATATGTAGCATTGTCAAACCTAGATGCAGCCACATACCAG GTTACATATCAACTGAAAATTCTCACCACAGCATTGTTTTCTGTGTCCATGTTGAGCAAGAAACTGGGTGTATACCAGTGGCTGTCACTAGTAATATTGATGACAGGAGTGGCATTTGTGCAG TGGCCTTCAGACTCTCAAGCAACACCTGCTAAGGAGCACTCAGCAGGATCACAGTTTGTAGGCCTGATTGCAGTTCTCATAGCGTGCTTTTCTAGTGGATTTGCTGGAgtttattttgagaaaattttaaaggaaactaAGCAGTCTGTGTGGATCAGAAACATTCAGCTAG GATTTTTTGGTAGCATATTTGGACTGATGGGTGTTTACATTTATGATGGAGAACAACTGTCAAAGAATGGATTTTTTCAAGGATACAATAAACTTACTTGGGTGGTGGTTGTTCTACAG GCACTTGGAGGGCTGGTGATTGCTGCTGTTATAAAATATGCGGACAACATTTTAAAGGGATTTGCAACTTCTCTCTCCATTATACTGTCAACATTAATCTCCTATTTCTGGCTGCAAGATTTTGTCCCTACAAG TGTCTTTTTCCTCGGAGCCATCCTTGTAATAGCAGCTACTTTTCTATATGGTTATGATCCCAAACCTGCAGGAAATCCCATTAAGGCATAG